The Watersipora subatra chromosome 1, tzWatSuba1.1, whole genome shotgun sequence genome has a window encoding:
- the LOC137385854 gene encoding 3-dehydrosphinganine reductase-like, with protein sequence MEGIQILLCCGAGLAVVLLLLPFIILHILTKRSSGTRFEGKHVLITGGSQGIGLELAKQCAANGSHVTILARNLEQLQKALELIEKCRKYPDSQMVQIAQCDLSLGYDNVEQAIRKAESAIGENVQVLINSAGYSVNKYFEDFTVDQFKKMMDVNYFGALFTTKAVLDNMKVRKSGSIVFLSSQGAQVGFIGMTCYSPTKYALKGLAECLHNELLPFNINVAVVYPSDTDTPGFANENIGKAVECKEISSTSSLVQPEKVASQILSDLKRGRFSICIGLDGIMLNTVTCGMLPYECFSQAFVQVYLIGIFRLIGMFYATFFQSIIMKHKEKRKLY encoded by the exons ATGGAGGGGATACAAATTTTACTGTGCTGTGGTGCTGGATTAGCAGTTGTTTTATTGTTGCTgccatttattattttacatattttaactaAGAGATCATCCGGAACCAGGTTTGAAGGGAAACATGTTTTG ATTACTGGTGGCTCGCAAGGAATTGGCTTGGAACTAGCTAAGCAATGTGCAGCCAACGGCTCGCATGTTACGATACTTGCTCGAAATTTG gAGCAACTACAAAAGGCTTTAGAGCTCATTGAGAAATGTCGAAAGTATCCAGATAGCCAG ATGGTTCAAATAGCTCAGTGTGATTTATCCTTGGGCTATGATAATGTTGAGCAAGCCATCAGAAAG GCGGAGTCCGCTATTGGAGAAAACGTACAAGTGCTAATAAATTCAGCTGGCTACTCTGTGAACAAATACTTTGAGGATTTCACAGTTGATCAATTTAAG AAAATGATGGATGTTAACTATTTTGGAGCGTTATTCACTACGAAGGCTGTTCTGGATAACATGAAAGTTCGCAAGTCTGGTTCCATAGTATTTCTTTCTTCGCAAGGAGCCCAAGTTGGCTTCATAGGCATGACCTGTTACAGCCCTACTAAATATGCGTTGAAAGGCTTGGCAGAATGCCTGCATAACGAG CTGCTTCCCTTCAACATTAACGTCGCAGTTGTCTACCCATCTGACACCGATACTCCTGGATTTGCTAATGAAAATATAGGCAAG GCAGTGGAATGTAAAGAGATAAGCTCCACATCATCTCTTGTGCAGCCTGAGAAGGTTGCTAGCCAGATACTTTCAGATCTCAAG CGTGGTCGTTTCTCCATATGCATTGGACTTGACGGAATAATGTTGAACACTGTCACCTGTGGTATGCTTCCATATGAATGCTTCTCTCAAGCCTTCGTACAG GTGTATCTTATAGGCATATTCAGGCTGATAGGAATGTTCTatgcaacattttttcaaagtatCATCATGAAGCACAAGGAAAAACGGAAGCTTTACTGA